One genomic segment of Clostridium estertheticum subsp. estertheticum includes these proteins:
- the trpE gene encoding anthranilate synthase component I: MVNLTQKEFEDKKSLNVIFPMFIKINGDELTPVNIYYKLKGKYKFLLESASSSKEESRYSFLGSSPYMILSSYGKNITITKENEVKNKTGKILDFAEGHLLKQYDRNVLELPFIGGAIGYIGYDVVRQYENLPDNNPDELNLPETCLLFYKEFICFDHFKNTLMLIHNVFPEEDEDYDTVLNKLNIMKSMISCENVHHKLIENSQNKELIYNYKKEDFCKLVDKAKDYITSGDIFQVVLSQRFKVENSIDPFEVYRKLRRSNPSPYMFYIDFEDFKLAGASPESLVKVRGNVVMTNPIAGSRPRGKTAKEDDLLKEELLNDEKELAEHLMLVDLGRNDIGKISEFGSVKLDKFMEVEAFSHIMHICSKVSGTLKNKLNCFDALKSCLPVGTVSGAPKIRAMEIIDELENTRRGIYSGAIGYFSYGGDMDTCIAIRTIVFKDDFAYVQGGAGIVYDSVPETEYTETLNKTMALMEVL, encoded by the coding sequence ATGGTTAATTTAACTCAGAAAGAATTTGAAGATAAAAAATCTTTGAACGTAATTTTTCCAATGTTTATTAAAATTAATGGTGATGAACTTACACCAGTAAATATTTACTACAAACTAAAAGGTAAATATAAATTTTTACTAGAAAGCGCTTCATCATCGAAAGAGGAATCAAGGTATTCCTTTCTTGGCAGCAGTCCCTATATGATATTAAGCAGCTACGGTAAAAATATAACGATAACAAAAGAAAACGAAGTTAAAAATAAAACAGGTAAGATATTAGATTTTGCAGAGGGTCACTTACTTAAGCAGTACGATAGGAATGTTTTAGAACTGCCTTTCATTGGAGGTGCAATCGGATATATTGGTTATGATGTAGTACGTCAATATGAGAATTTACCCGATAATAATCCAGACGAATTAAATTTACCAGAGACATGTTTACTTTTTTATAAAGAATTTATATGCTTTGATCATTTTAAAAATACATTAATGTTAATTCATAATGTGTTTCCAGAGGAAGATGAGGATTACGATACTGTTTTAAATAAGCTAAACATTATGAAATCAATGATAAGTTGCGAGAACGTACATCATAAATTAATTGAAAATTCACAAAATAAAGAATTGATTTATAACTATAAAAAAGAGGATTTTTGTAAACTTGTTGATAAAGCAAAAGATTATATAACATCGGGTGATATTTTTCAAGTAGTCTTATCTCAAAGATTTAAGGTTGAAAATAGCATAGACCCATTTGAAGTGTATAGGAAACTACGCCGTAGCAACCCGTCCCCTTATATGTTTTATATAGACTTTGAAGATTTTAAGTTAGCTGGTGCATCACCTGAGAGTTTAGTTAAAGTTAGAGGTAACGTGGTAATGACTAATCCTATTGCCGGCTCAAGGCCAAGAGGCAAAACCGCAAAAGAAGATGATTTATTAAAAGAAGAATTGTTAAATGACGAGAAAGAACTTGCAGAACATTTAATGCTAGTTGATCTTGGTAGAAATGATATAGGAAAAATAAGTGAATTTGGATCTGTAAAGCTAGATAAATTTATGGAGGTGGAAGCCTTCTCTCACATAATGCATATATGTTCAAAGGTGTCAGGCACTTTAAAAAATAAATTAAATTGCTTTGATGCGCTTAAGTCTTGTTTACCTGTAGGCACAGTCTCAGGGGCCCCTAAGATAAGAGCAATGGAGATCATTGATGAATTAGAGAATACAAGGCGTGGTATATATTCAGGCGCCATTGGTTATTTTTCATATGGCGGCGATATGGATACCTGTATAGCCATAAGAACAATAGTATTTAAGGATGATTTTGCTTATGTTCAAGGTGGTGCAGGAATAGTTTATGACTCTGTGCCAGAGACAGAATACACCGAAACATTAAATAAAACTATGGCTTTAATGGAGGTATTGTAA
- a CDS encoding DAK2 domain-containing protein, whose product MNVFPIPDGDTGSNLVSTMNAIVEDMKIHKSIKDTINSMADAALIGARGNSGIIFAQFLNGINEEISDKEPLTMVTFAETLKNAVPYAYKAILNPIEGTMITVIREWTEAVYKLKDVTESFESIIIRTLEDAKISLANTPNILEILKKSSVVDSGASGFVSFLQGVVYFLKDKNITKISRNEDEIVFEEEIFDFTPNITYRYCTEALISNENISTNEIKNAIKHLGDSLIIAGNKSKVRIHIHTNKPDELFYILRGKGEIVQQKVDDMKKQYEVVHNRINKTAILTDSIADLPQELIEKYQIHVLPLNLIIEGSTYLDKLTIKPDKFYSLIDKLKEYPTSSQPTIKNVQNVFSFLTSHYESVIAIIVSKEMSGTINIVKKAAEKFIQGGKKITVINSKLNSGAEGLIVLEAAKELEAGKNYEEVVAIIENKIKKARIYVSVNTFKYMVRGGRVSKMKGFIGRVLNLKPIISINVDGKGIAFGKTFNAKSNTKKILAIVNKANENNKIASYNIVHASAPKKANELSLKLTAILGKEPEYITEISPIVGLSAGIGAVAVSFISS is encoded by the coding sequence ATGAATGTTTTTCCTATTCCAGATGGAGATACTGGTAGTAATCTTGTATCTACAATGAATGCAATTGTTGAAGATATGAAGATTCACAAATCTATTAAAGATACAATTAATTCTATGGCGGATGCAGCATTAATTGGTGCCAGAGGAAATTCCGGAATAATTTTTGCTCAATTTTTGAATGGTATTAATGAAGAAATTAGCGATAAAGAACCTTTAACTATGGTAACTTTTGCAGAAACATTAAAAAACGCTGTACCTTATGCATATAAAGCTATCTTAAATCCTATTGAGGGGACTATGATAACCGTTATAAGAGAATGGACAGAAGCCGTTTATAAATTGAAAGATGTAACTGAGAGTTTTGAATCAATAATAATTAGAACCCTAGAGGATGCTAAAATATCACTTGCAAACACACCAAATATTCTTGAGATATTGAAAAAATCATCTGTGGTAGATTCTGGAGCAAGTGGTTTTGTGAGTTTTCTCCAGGGAGTTGTTTATTTCCTTAAGGATAAAAACATTACAAAAATAAGTCGAAATGAAGATGAAATAGTATTTGAAGAAGAAATTTTTGATTTTACACCAAATATAACTTATAGATATTGTACAGAAGCTTTAATCTCAAATGAGAATATAAGTACTAATGAAATAAAGAATGCAATAAAACATTTGGGAGATTCTTTGATTATAGCAGGAAATAAAAGTAAAGTTAGGATACACATACACACAAATAAACCAGATGAATTATTCTATATACTAAGAGGAAAAGGTGAAATAGTTCAGCAAAAAGTTGACGACATGAAGAAACAATATGAGGTGGTGCATAACAGAATTAATAAAACGGCTATACTTACGGATTCAATTGCCGATTTACCACAAGAACTAATAGAAAAATATCAGATTCACGTTTTACCATTGAATTTAATTATTGAAGGTAGCACATACCTGGACAAACTTACAATAAAACCGGATAAGTTTTATTCTTTGATTGATAAGTTAAAAGAATATCCGACAAGTTCGCAACCAACAATAAAAAATGTGCAAAATGTATTTTCTTTTTTAACTAGTCATTATGAATCAGTAATTGCAATAATAGTATCTAAGGAAATGAGTGGAACGATTAATATTGTAAAAAAAGCTGCAGAAAAGTTTATACAAGGAGGCAAAAAAATAACAGTAATTAATTCTAAATTAAATTCTGGTGCAGAAGGGTTAATAGTATTAGAAGCAGCAAAAGAATTAGAAGCCGGGAAAAATTATGAGGAAGTTGTAGCTATAATAGAAAATAAGATTAAAAAGGCAAGAATATATGTTAGCGTTAATACTTTTAAATATATGGTAAGGGGTGGACGAGTTTCTAAAATGAAAGGGTTTATTGGAAGGGTATTAAACTTAAAACCAATAATATCAATAAACGTGGATGGAAAAGGAATTGCATTTGGCAAAACTTTTAACGCAAAATCAAATACTAAGAAAATACTTGCGATAGTTAATAAAGCAAATGAAAATAACAAAATAGCATCTTATAACATTGTACATGCAAGTGCTCCAAAAAAAGCTAATGAATTGAGCTTGAAATTAACAGCAATTTTGGGGAAAGAACCAGAATATATAACTGAAATATCGCCTATTGTTGGATTAAGCGCCGGAATTGGAGCAGTAGCTGTATCATTTATAAGTTCTTAA
- a CDS encoding DUF1295 domain-containing protein, with product MNTYVQSTILVFIYMVIFFIIAQMKKNNSLVDMGWGLGFVLISIYTLFTGGNYNLRAIIVTALVFVWGIRLFYHILKRNLGKPEDFRYVAFRRDWGRWVMPRAFLQVFMLQGAIMLLIAYPIIMNNATSKGNLGILEFVGIAIWIVGFVFEALGDKQLKNFITDKKNKGHIMKRGLWKFTRHPNYFGEATMWWGIFIITLPSKSGIAGIISPIIITLLLIYVSGVPMLEKHYKDNDEFQAYAKITSKFIPWLPKK from the coding sequence ATGAATACTTATGTGCAAAGCACAATACTAGTTTTTATCTACATGGTCATCTTTTTTATTATTGCTCAAATGAAGAAAAATAATTCATTAGTTGACATGGGTTGGGGGCTTGGATTTGTTTTGATATCAATATATACATTATTTACTGGAGGAAATTATAATTTAAGAGCCATTATAGTTACAGCATTAGTTTTCGTCTGGGGAATAAGATTGTTTTATCATATATTAAAAAGGAATTTAGGAAAGCCTGAAGATTTTAGATATGTAGCATTTAGACGGGATTGGGGTAGATGGGTAATGCCTAGAGCATTTTTGCAAGTGTTCATGTTACAAGGAGCAATTATGCTTTTAATAGCATATCCAATTATAATGAATAATGCTACATCTAAAGGAAATTTAGGCATATTAGAATTTGTAGGCATTGCAATTTGGATAGTTGGTTTTGTTTTTGAAGCATTAGGGGATAAACAGCTAAAAAACTTTATTACAGATAAAAAAAATAAAGGTCATATAATGAAAAGGGGGCTTTGGAAATTCACAAGGCATCCAAATTATTTTGGAGAGGCTACAATGTGGTGGGGAATATTTATAATTACTTTACCTTCAAAAAGTGGCATAGCGGGAATCATTAGCCCTATAATTATAACCTTATTGCTTATATATGTTTCCGGAGTACCAATGCTTGAAAAACATTATAAGGATAACGATGAATTTCAGGCATACGCGAAAATCACTAGTAAATTTATACCTTGGCTGCCTAAAAAATGA
- a CDS encoding DUF1475 family protein: MKIGKVFSFIGFLLMLGMLIYGFAIGNFTGEGKILLGMPWGQISLVDIYIEFIIVCSWIVYRENNIAKSLIWVLLVLTLGSMISCLYIFLSFNKSNGNWQKFWQKNRL; the protein is encoded by the coding sequence ATGAAAATCGGAAAAGTATTTTCTTTTATTGGTTTTTTATTAATGCTGGGAATGCTTATATATGGATTTGCTATTGGAAATTTTACTGGTGAAGGTAAAATATTATTAGGTATGCCTTGGGGACAAATATCATTAGTAGATATTTACATTGAATTTATTATAGTATGTTCGTGGATAGTGTATAGAGAGAATAATATTGCTAAATCATTAATTTGGGTTTTGTTAGTTTTAACTTTAGGAAGTATGATTAGTTGTTTATATATTTTCCTATCATTTAATAAAAGTAATGGAAACTGGCAAAAATTCTGGCAAAAAAATAGATTGTAA
- a CDS encoding aromatic ring-hydroxylating oxygenase subunit alpha codes for MIKNQWYGILESKEVKSNKPIGITRLGEKLVFWRSESGKVNCIFDKCCHRGAAISAGKVIHDKMMCPFHGFEYDSSGKVTLIPANGKNTPVPERYKVQSYLVEEKYGLIWLWYGEILDNMPEIPFFKELREGFSYGGFSEMWSVNYTRAIENQLDVVHLPFVHTSSIGRGNKTLVNGPVVKWEDNLMTFYVNNVVDDGKTKPLKPNEIKNYKKLFSLQLQMPNIWQNIISKDIRIVAIFAPIDENHTHIYLRFYQKFMKAPILKQIVNGMSTFSNKYILHQDRRIVLTQTPIKSELTMNENLIQGDMPIIEYRRRRAFLKGEIEKK; via the coding sequence ATGATTAAAAATCAATGGTATGGAATATTGGAATCAAAAGAAGTGAAGAGTAACAAACCGATTGGAATAACAAGACTGGGAGAAAAACTAGTTTTTTGGAGAAGTGAAAGTGGTAAAGTCAATTGCATTTTTGATAAGTGTTGTCATAGAGGCGCAGCAATAAGTGCGGGCAAAGTAATTCACGATAAAATGATGTGTCCATTTCATGGATTTGAATATGATTCTTCTGGAAAGGTAACTTTAATACCGGCTAATGGCAAAAATACACCTGTTCCAGAAAGGTATAAGGTTCAATCTTACTTAGTAGAAGAAAAGTATGGTCTGATTTGGTTATGGTATGGAGAAATCTTAGATAATATGCCAGAAATTCCTTTCTTCAAAGAACTACGCGAAGGTTTTTCTTATGGAGGTTTTTCAGAGATGTGGTCAGTTAATTACACGAGAGCAATTGAAAATCAATTAGATGTCGTTCATTTACCGTTTGTTCATACATCTTCCATAGGTAGAGGAAATAAAACCTTAGTAAATGGTCCTGTTGTTAAATGGGAAGATAATTTAATGACTTTTTATGTAAATAATGTAGTGGATGACGGAAAAACAAAACCTCTAAAACCAAATGAAATAAAGAACTATAAAAAATTATTTAGTCTTCAGTTACAAATGCCAAATATTTGGCAAAACATTATTAGTAAGGATATTAGGATAGTTGCAATATTTGCACCAATTGATGAGAATCATACTCATATTTATCTTAGATTTTATCAAAAATTCATGAAAGCACCTATATTAAAACAAATAGTTAATGGAATGAGTACTTTTAGTAATAAATATATACTTCATCAAGATAGGAGGATTGTTTTAACTCAAACTCCTATAAAATCCGAACTGACAATGAATGAAAATCTTATTCAAGGAGATATGCCTATTATTGAGTACCGTAGGAGAAGAGCTTTTTTGAAAGGTGAAATAGAGAAAAAGTAA
- a CDS encoding bacteriohemerythrin yields the protein MFEMKEKYMTKIPKINAEHEKLFEIGERAYQLLIDKYDTDKYDKIVAVIEELKAYTIYHFNAEEEYMISINYKRLFTQKIDHAFFIKKIDEVNLNNIDNNQDEAIMKILTFLNEWLINHIVEKDLLIPVE from the coding sequence ATGTTTGAGATGAAGGAAAAATACATGACAAAAATTCCTAAAATAAATGCGGAGCATGAAAAACTGTTTGAAATAGGGGAAAGAGCTTACCAATTATTAATAGATAAATACGATACAGATAAATATGATAAAATAGTAGCGGTAATTGAAGAATTAAAAGCATATACAATATATCATTTTAACGCTGAAGAAGAGTATATGATTAGCATAAATTATAAAAGATTATTTACACAAAAGATAGACCATGCATTTTTTATTAAAAAAATAGATGAGGTTAATTTAAATAATATTGATAATAATCAAGATGAAGCTATAATGAAAATACTAACTTTCTTAAATGAATGGTTAATTAATCATATAGTTGAGAAAGACTTACTAATTCCAGTAGAGTAA
- the htpG gene encoding molecular chaperone HtpG: MEKKQFKTESKRILDMMVNSIYTHRDIFLRELVSNASDAIDKIYYKTLADDTLTFEKDKYYITIASEKENRIVKISDTGIGMTEKELTDNLGVIAKSGSLAFKKENEIKDGYDIIGQFGVGFYSAFMVADNITVISKSFGSDKAYKWESTGADGYTIEPCNKDCVGTEITLKIKENTEDDNFDEFLDENGLKSIIKKYSDFIRYPIKMNISNSKLKEGSETEYEDFVEEKTVNSMVPLWRKNKSELTDEDYNNFYAEKHYGFDKPLKHIHISVDGVISYNSILYIPEKTPYDFYTKEYEKGLELYSNGVLIMNKCADLLPDYFSFVKGIVDSEDLSLNISREVLQHDRQLQLIAKNIKSKIKSELDTLLKNERDKYEIFYKSFGRQLKYGIYSDYGSNKDTLQDLLLFYSSTEKKNVTLDEYVSRMPEDQKYIYYASGETNDRIEKLPQIEMVSDKGFEILYFTDEVDEFAVKMISKYKEKEFKSVSSGDLGIDVEEKENPSIADDKENKELFEYMKTTLSGKVKDVRASKRLKNYPVCLSNDGELTIEMEKTLNSMPNNENVKADKVLEININNDMFKVLKGCFDTDKDKLDLYTNILYNQALLIEGLPISDPVEFTNNICKVML; this comes from the coding sequence ATGGAAAAAAAACAATTTAAAACAGAATCTAAGAGAATCCTAGATATGATGGTAAACTCAATATATACTCATAGAGATATATTTTTAAGGGAACTTGTCTCTAATGCTAGTGATGCTATTGATAAAATTTATTATAAGACATTAGCGGATGACACATTAACTTTTGAGAAAGATAAATACTACATTACTATAGCGAGTGAAAAAGAAAATAGAATAGTAAAAATTTCTGACACTGGTATTGGAATGACCGAAAAAGAACTAACTGATAATCTAGGTGTTATAGCTAAAAGCGGATCTTTAGCATTTAAAAAAGAAAATGAAATAAAAGATGGTTATGATATAATTGGACAATTTGGTGTAGGATTTTACTCTGCATTTATGGTAGCTGATAATATTACTGTTATAAGTAAATCTTTTGGTAGCGATAAAGCTTATAAGTGGGAATCTACAGGTGCAGATGGGTATACTATAGAACCTTGCAATAAAGATTGTGTTGGTACAGAAATCACACTTAAAATAAAAGAGAACACAGAAGATGATAATTTTGATGAATTTCTTGATGAAAATGGATTAAAATCTATCATAAAGAAATATTCAGATTTCATTAGATACCCAATTAAAATGAATATAAGTAATTCAAAACTTAAAGAAGGTAGTGAAACAGAATACGAAGATTTCGTTGAGGAAAAGACAGTAAACAGTATGGTTCCTTTATGGAGAAAAAATAAAAGTGAATTAACTGATGAAGATTATAACAATTTTTATGCTGAAAAACATTATGGTTTTGATAAACCATTAAAGCACATTCATATAAGTGTTGATGGCGTTATAAGTTATAATTCTATTTTATATATTCCAGAAAAAACACCATATGATTTCTACACAAAAGAATATGAAAAAGGTTTAGAGCTTTACTCAAATGGTGTCTTAATTATGAACAAGTGTGCAGACTTATTGCCTGACTATTTTAGTTTTGTAAAAGGAATAGTAGATTCAGAGGACTTATCCCTTAACATATCAAGGGAAGTATTACAACATGATAGACAACTTCAATTAATAGCTAAAAACATTAAAAGTAAAATAAAAAGTGAGTTAGATACTTTACTTAAAAATGAAAGAGACAAATATGAAATATTTTACAAATCATTTGGAAGACAATTAAAGTATGGTATTTACTCCGATTATGGTAGTAATAAAGATACTTTGCAAGATTTGCTACTGTTTTATTCATCAACGGAGAAAAAGAATGTTACTTTAGATGAGTATGTTTCTAGAATGCCAGAAGATCAAAAATATATCTATTATGCTTCTGGTGAAACGAACGATAGGATTGAAAAATTACCACAAATAGAAATGGTATCAGATAAAGGGTTCGAAATTTTATACTTCACGGATGAGGTAGACGAATTTGCGGTTAAAATGATATCTAAATACAAAGAAAAAGAATTTAAATCTGTATCAAGTGGTGATTTAGGAATAGATGTTGAAGAAAAGGAAAACCCATCTATTGCTGATGATAAGGAAAATAAAGAGCTGTTTGAATATATGAAAACTACTTTGTCTGGTAAGGTTAAGGATGTTCGTGCATCTAAAAGACTTAAAAATTACCCAGTATGTTTATCAAACGATGGTGAACTCACAATTGAAATGGAGAAAACATTAAATTCTATGCCTAACAATGAAAATGTTAAAGCAGACAAGGTACTTGAAATAAATATAAATAATGATATGTTTAAAGTACTTAAAGGTTGCTTTGACACTGACAAAGATAAATTAGATTTATACACTAATATATTGTATAATCAGGCTCTACTAATTGAGGGATTACCAATTAGTGATCCAGTAGAATTTACAAACAATATATGCAAAGTAATGTTATAA
- a CDS encoding Cof-type HAD-IIB family hydrolase, with amino-acid sequence MIKLIATDMDGTLLNDKGNIDEKIFDLIRDLKKRNIKFAAASGRFYSQLSVNFKKVNTDMIFIAHNGALVKYNNKGKTIYSNNIAKEEIEHVINLNPKLGEEVFLAGENEAFIVNPSEVIFNELTAVDVPVVKLESFSKLKSPIYKITYYMADGVNLSIVNLLKEKLHEKLEFVVSGDKWIDIMNKGISKGSAIKILQKKFEIDQKNTMVFGDYYNDLAMFKAAHYSYAMKNAPEDVKKHAKFIAESNNDHGVYNVIASL; translated from the coding sequence ATTATAAAACTCATCGCAACTGATATGGATGGTACATTATTAAACGATAAAGGGAATATAGATGAAAAAATATTTGATTTGATACGTGATTTAAAAAAGAGAAATATAAAATTTGCAGCAGCAAGTGGTAGATTTTATTCACAACTAAGCGTAAATTTTAAAAAGGTAAATACAGATATGATATTTATTGCTCATAATGGGGCTCTTGTTAAGTATAATAACAAAGGAAAGACCATCTATTCAAATAATATTGCTAAAGAAGAAATAGAACACGTAATAAATCTAAACCCAAAGCTCGGAGAAGAAGTATTTTTAGCTGGAGAAAATGAGGCATTTATAGTAAATCCATCAGAAGTTATTTTTAATGAACTTACAGCGGTTGATGTTCCTGTTGTAAAACTAGAATCATTTAGTAAATTAAAAAGTCCCATATATAAGATTACTTATTATATGGCAGATGGAGTAAATCTGTCCATAGTAAATCTTCTAAAAGAAAAATTGCATGAGAAACTTGAATTTGTTGTATCTGGGGATAAGTGGATAGATATAATGAATAAAGGTATAAGTAAAGGAAGCGCAATAAAAATACTTCAAAAAAAATTTGAAATAGATCAAAAAAACACAATGGTTTTTGGTGATTACTATAATGATTTGGCTATGTTTAAAGCTGCTCATTACAGTTATGCAATGAAAAACGCACCTGAAGATGTTAAAAAGCATGCGAAATTTATTGCAGAAAGTAATAATGACCATGGAGTTTATAATGTTATAGCATCTTTGTAG
- a CDS encoding putative quinol monooxygenase, whose amino-acid sequence MITIVAKNSIKQGKTEEFKNLAEKLINESRKEKGNVSYNLYQDANDNNIFTFIEEWENEDIIKSHNASIHFTSIVPKFADLIEKKSEINLYKKIK is encoded by the coding sequence ATGATTACTATAGTTGCAAAAAATTCAATAAAGCAGGGAAAAACAGAGGAATTTAAAAACTTAGCAGAAAAACTTATTAATGAAAGCAGAAAAGAAAAAGGAAATGTATCATATAACTTATATCAAGATGCTAATGATAACAATATATTTACATTCATTGAAGAGTGGGAAAATGAGGATATAATTAAGAGTCATAACGCATCAATACATTTTACTTCTATTGTACCTAAATTCGCAGATTTAATAGAAAAAAAATCAGAGATTAACTTATATAAAAAAATAAAATAA
- the aroD gene encoding type I 3-dehydroquinate dehydratase, with the protein MKKIVKLKKVTIGEGLPKICIPMVGETISELLEEAEILKDIDFDVLEWRVDFFKDVANIDKVKQALQGIRAVLGEKPIIFTFRTAKEGGQKEVTTEFYFALNKAIITSKLVEVIDVELLSDEKDILGLVNIAHKNGVFVIISNHDFEKTPRKEEIISRLCKAQELGGDIPKIAVMPTCAADVLTLLDATRIMNEKYANGPIISISMAGKGIISRLSGELFGSALTFAAAKKSSAPGQISALELRKIMQLLHNDI; encoded by the coding sequence ATGAAAAAAATAGTTAAACTTAAAAAAGTTACAATTGGTGAGGGGCTACCTAAAATTTGTATTCCTATGGTAGGAGAAACTATTTCAGAACTTTTAGAGGAAGCAGAAATTTTAAAAGATATCGATTTTGATGTGTTAGAATGGCGTGTAGATTTTTTTAAAGACGTTGCCAATATAGATAAGGTAAAACAAGCATTACAAGGGATTAGAGCAGTACTAGGTGAAAAACCAATTATATTTACTTTTCGCACAGCTAAAGAGGGTGGACAGAAAGAAGTTACTACAGAATTCTATTTCGCTCTAAATAAAGCAATTATCACGTCAAAACTTGTTGAAGTTATAGATGTTGAGTTATTAAGTGATGAGAAAGATATATTAGGATTGGTAAATATAGCTCATAAGAATGGCGTATTTGTTATTATATCTAATCATGATTTTGAAAAAACACCACGAAAAGAAGAAATTATATCAAGGTTATGTAAGGCTCAAGAATTAGGTGGAGATATTCCTAAAATTGCAGTAATGCCTACTTGTGCCGCGGATGTGCTTACGCTTTTAGATGCAACTCGTATTATGAATGAAAAATATGCTAATGGTCCCATTATATCAATATCAATGGCGGGAAAAGGAATTATTAGTAGATTATCAGGTGAATTATTTGGTTCAGCACTAACATTTGCTGCTGCTAAGAAGAGTTCAGCACCGGGACAAATTTCAGCATTAGAGTTACGCAAAATAATGCAGTTGCTTCATAACGATATATAA